A part of Desulfomicrobium baculatum DSM 4028 genomic DNA contains:
- a CDS encoding HypC/HybG/HupF family hydrogenase formation chaperone: MCLAIPAKIESIENGVAQCRVGEGETFVTASLMLLDGEAALGDYVIIHAGFALRKLDLLEAQQSLAILRELADAYDEVQRKYEQEELDRAKA, translated from the coding sequence ATGTGTCTGGCCATTCCTGCCAAAATTGAATCCATCGAAAACGGCGTCGCCCAATGCCGCGTCGGCGAAGGCGAAACCTTCGTCACAGCCTCCCTCATGCTCCTCGACGGAGAGGCGGCCCTTGGCGATTACGTCATCATCCACGCCGGGTTCGCCCTCCGCAAGCTCGATCTGCTGGAGGCGCAGCAATCCCTGGCCATTCTGCGCGAACTGGCCGACGCCTACGATGAAGTGCAGCGCAAATACGAGCAGGAGGAGCTTGACCGTGCCAAGGCCTGA